The following coding sequences lie in one Nitratireductor mangrovi genomic window:
- a CDS encoding ABC transporter ATP-binding protein: MTQIELRGIQKFFGDVQVIKDLNLDIGSGEFIVLLGQSGCGKTTTLRAIAGLETIDEGDILIDGKVVQHIKAADRDIAFVFQSFSLYPHMTVFENIAFPLRAMGHSRAEIDSEVRDVAKVLRISGLLDKRPSALSGGDMQRVAIGRALVRRPKAILMDEPIGALDAKLREEMRSEIKRLHIEQGSTTIYVTHDQIEAMALADRIVIMHEGILQQVGSPQEVYSHPANLFVAQFVGSPVMNVADVSVKKLNGHADVTMSGAEKGFAFPQELLARLDGAGAKVDGIKLGIRPEGIEVALDERDGYLPLEAHLIEPLGSHDIVDLQVGDEFVRARTRSGFVAAPGTRVFARMDPTQAHFFDAASGSSLGVRL; encoded by the coding sequence ATGACCCAGATCGAGCTTCGCGGCATCCAGAAGTTCTTCGGCGACGTCCAGGTCATCAAGGACCTTAACCTCGACATAGGCAGCGGCGAGTTCATCGTGCTGCTCGGCCAGTCCGGCTGCGGCAAGACGACGACCCTCAGGGCAATCGCAGGGCTCGAGACGATCGACGAAGGCGACATCCTGATCGACGGCAAGGTGGTGCAGCACATCAAGGCGGCCGACCGCGACATCGCCTTCGTGTTCCAGTCCTTCTCGCTCTATCCGCACATGACGGTGTTCGAGAACATCGCATTCCCGCTGCGTGCAATGGGACACAGCCGCGCCGAGATCGACAGCGAGGTGCGCGACGTCGCCAAGGTCCTGCGCATTTCCGGACTGCTCGACAAGCGGCCATCGGCGTTGTCGGGCGGCGACATGCAGCGGGTGGCGATTGGCCGCGCGCTGGTCAGGCGCCCCAAGGCGATCCTGATGGATGAGCCGATCGGTGCGCTCGACGCCAAGCTGCGCGAGGAAATGCGTTCCGAAATCAAGCGCCTGCACATCGAGCAAGGCTCGACCACGATCTACGTGACCCATGACCAGATCGAGGCGATGGCGCTCGCGGACCGCATCGTGATCATGCATGAGGGCATCCTGCAGCAGGTCGGCAGTCCGCAGGAGGTCTATTCGCACCCGGCCAATCTTTTCGTTGCGCAATTCGTTGGCAGCCCGGTGATGAATGTCGCCGATGTCTCGGTGAAGAAACTCAACGGCCACGCCGACGTCACGATGTCGGGGGCGGAGAAGGGTTTCGCCTTCCCGCAGGAACTGCTTGCCAGGCTGGACGGCGCCGGGGCCAAGGTCGACGGGATCAAGCTCGGCATCCGCCCGGAAGGGATCGAAGTGGCGCTGGACGAGCGCGACGGGTATTTGCCGCTGGAAGCGCATCTGATCGAACCGCTCGGCTCGCACGACATTGTCGACCTTCAGGTGGGCGACGAGTTCGTGCGGGCGCGCACCCGCTCCGGTTTTGTCGCCGCGCCGGGCACGCGTGTCTTTGCACGCATGGATCCGACGCAGGCCCATTTCTTCGATGCCGCGTCGGGCTCCTCACTCGGTGTCCGGCTATGA
- a CDS encoding carbohydrate ABC transporter permease — MAAVRTPAERALNRLAIVSVLIVTLIFLAPIYWITSTAFKPRNLATTVPPTVLFEPEIAPFVKLMVRRSQLRQPPTEEEYAAAPWWEKIVFDDGEKIVRSGRGEVQLSGYPDRFMNSLIVAITSTFLAVSMGTLTAYGFSRFKVAGEQDWLFFILSTRMLPPVVVAIPMFLMYRVFGLTDTHVGLIILYTAFNLSFSVWLMKGFIDEIPREYEEAALVDGYTRMQAFFKVVLPEAATGIAATAVFCFIIAWNEYAFALIMTNRRAQTAPPFIPSQVGSGLPDWTVIAAGTVLFLLPVAIFTFLLRNHLLRGMSFGAIRK, encoded by the coding sequence ATGGCCGCCGTCCGCACCCCCGCCGAGCGCGCTCTCAACCGGTTGGCGATCGTCAGCGTCCTGATCGTGACGCTGATCTTCCTGGCACCGATCTACTGGATCACGTCGACCGCCTTCAAGCCTCGTAACCTGGCGACCACCGTACCACCCACGGTGCTTTTCGAACCGGAGATCGCGCCGTTCGTGAAGCTGATGGTGCGCCGTTCGCAGCTGCGCCAGCCGCCAACCGAAGAGGAATATGCGGCCGCGCCGTGGTGGGAGAAGATCGTCTTCGACGACGGCGAGAAGATCGTGCGTTCGGGACGCGGCGAGGTGCAGCTTTCGGGCTACCCCGACCGTTTCATGAACTCCTTGATCGTTGCCATCACGTCGACTTTCCTGGCGGTCAGCATGGGGACACTGACGGCCTACGGGTTCTCGCGCTTCAAGGTCGCGGGCGAGCAGGACTGGCTGTTCTTCATCCTGTCGACACGCATGCTGCCGCCCGTCGTGGTGGCGATCCCGATGTTCCTCATGTACCGCGTCTTCGGGCTCACCGACACGCATGTCGGGCTGATCATCCTCTACACCGCCTTCAACCTGTCCTTCTCGGTGTGGCTGATGAAGGGCTTCATCGACGAGATTCCACGCGAATATGAGGAAGCGGCGCTTGTTGACGGCTACACGCGCATGCAGGCTTTCTTCAAGGTGGTGCTACCCGAGGCGGCGACCGGCATCGCGGCAACCGCGGTGTTCTGCTTCATCATCGCCTGGAACGAATACGCCTTCGCCCTGATCATGACCAACCGGCGGGCGCAGACCGCGCCGCCGTTCATCCCGAGCCAGGTCGGTTCCGGCCTGCCGGACTGGACCGTGATCGCGGCCGGCACGGTGCTGTTCCTGCTGCCGGTGGCGATCTTCACCTTCCTCCTGCGCAATCACCTTCTGCGCGGCATGTCCTTCGGAGCGATCCGGAAATGA
- a CDS encoding carbohydrate ABC transporter permease has protein sequence MATDVITRLDPASRAARRGLSDLTIRNLFIIPTILFLIVFNIFPLLYSLGYSFTDFRASTNAPANFVGLQNYRELLNDPFIWNNFVITAKYVIVSVAGQVIVGFGVAMLLNRDIPYKGLITTLLLLPMMLSMAVVGLFWKLLYDPSFGIINYALGLGTFEWLANPDMALYAVAITDIWMWSPFVMLLSLAGLSAVPKHLYEAAAIDRAGPLYTFFRITLPLVAPILMIAIIFRTMEAFKTFDLAYILTSQPTTEVLSIRLYKMAFQEWQTGRSCALAYIMLIVVVAITNIYVKYLNKVKER, from the coding sequence TTGGCGACGGACGTCATTACCAGGCTGGATCCAGCATCACGGGCGGCCAGGCGCGGACTGAGCGATCTCACGATCCGCAACCTCTTCATCATCCCCACGATCCTGTTCCTGATCGTATTCAACATCTTCCCGCTGCTTTATTCGCTGGGCTACTCGTTCACCGATTTCCGTGCGTCGACCAACGCGCCGGCGAATTTCGTGGGGCTGCAGAACTATCGCGAGCTGCTCAACGACCCCTTCATCTGGAACAACTTCGTCATCACCGCCAAATACGTGATCGTGTCGGTGGCCGGCCAGGTGATTGTCGGTTTCGGCGTGGCGATGCTGCTCAACCGCGACATCCCCTACAAGGGACTGATCACCACGCTGCTGTTGTTGCCGATGATGCTTTCGATGGCCGTCGTGGGCCTCTTCTGGAAGCTGCTTTACGATCCCTCGTTCGGCATCATCAACTACGCGCTCGGGCTCGGCACCTTCGAATGGCTCGCCAATCCCGACATGGCGCTCTACGCGGTTGCGATCACGGACATCTGGATGTGGTCGCCCTTCGTGATGCTCCTGTCGCTTGCCGGCCTCTCCGCGGTGCCGAAGCATCTCTACGAGGCCGCGGCGATCGACCGGGCGGGGCCTCTCTATACCTTCTTTCGCATTACCCTGCCGCTAGTGGCGCCGATCCTGATGATCGCGATCATCTTCCGCACCATGGAGGCCTTCAAGACCTTCGATCTCGCCTACATCCTGACCAGCCAGCCGACGACCGAGGTGCTGTCGATCCGGCTCTACAAGATGGCCTTCCAGGAATGGCAGACCGGCCGTTCCTGCGCGCTCGCCTACATCATGCTGATCGTGGTTGTCGCGATCACCAACATCTACGTCAAATACCTCAACAAGGTGAAGGAGCGCTGA
- a CDS encoding ABC transporter substrate-binding protein → MRRKLAGIVAGIGFTLACGTSAFAQELTIFWAEWDPANYLQELVNEYEAETGVRVTVETTPWSDFQTKAFTEFNARGDAYDMVVGDSQWLGAGSTGGHYVDLTDFFKKHNLGEVMAPATVKYYAEYPGNSGKYWAIPLEGDAVGWSYRKDWFEDPKEMEAFKAKYGYDLDVPKTFAQLRDIAEFFHRPDEKRYGVAIYTDNSYDALVMGVENAIFSYGGELGNYETYEVDGYINSDKAVAAVEAYKELYQFTPPGWAKTFFVENNQAITEGLAAMSMNYFAFFPALLNEATNPHAKNTGFFANPAGPDGDQFAALGGQGISIVSYSQNQEESMKFLEWFIRADVQKRWAELGGYTCHAATLESEEFRNATPYNEAFYQTMFKVKDFWAVPEYAELLQQINQRIYPYIVGGEGTAKEALDALAADWTETFKKYDRLK, encoded by the coding sequence ATGCGCAGAAAACTGGCCGGCATCGTTGCCGGCATCGGCTTTACGCTTGCCTGCGGAACGTCGGCGTTCGCGCAGGAATTGACCATCTTCTGGGCGGAGTGGGATCCGGCCAACTACCTGCAGGAGCTCGTGAACGAATATGAGGCCGAGACCGGCGTCAGGGTGACGGTGGAGACCACGCCCTGGTCGGATTTCCAGACCAAGGCCTTCACCGAATTCAACGCCCGCGGCGATGCCTATGACATGGTTGTCGGCGATTCGCAGTGGCTCGGCGCCGGCTCGACCGGTGGTCACTATGTCGACCTGACCGACTTCTTCAAAAAGCACAATCTCGGCGAGGTGATGGCTCCGGCGACGGTGAAATATTACGCCGAATATCCGGGCAATAGCGGTAAATACTGGGCGATCCCGCTCGAGGGCGACGCGGTCGGCTGGTCCTATCGCAAGGACTGGTTCGAGGACCCCAAGGAGATGGAAGCCTTTAAGGCGAAATACGGCTACGATCTCGACGTGCCGAAGACGTTCGCGCAGCTGCGTGACATCGCCGAGTTCTTCCACCGTCCCGACGAGAAGCGCTACGGCGTGGCGATCTACACCGACAATTCCTACGACGCGCTCGTGATGGGTGTCGAGAACGCCATCTTCAGCTATGGCGGCGAACTCGGCAACTACGAGACCTACGAGGTGGACGGCTACATCAATTCCGACAAGGCCGTGGCCGCGGTGGAAGCGTACAAGGAACTCTATCAGTTCACGCCTCCGGGCTGGGCGAAGACGTTCTTCGTGGAAAACAACCAGGCGATCACCGAAGGCCTGGCCGCAATGAGCATGAACTACTTCGCCTTCTTCCCGGCGCTGCTCAACGAGGCGACAAATCCGCACGCCAAGAACACCGGCTTCTTCGCCAATCCGGCCGGCCCGGACGGCGATCAGTTCGCGGCTCTCGGCGGGCAGGGCATCTCGATCGTGTCCTATTCGCAGAACCAGGAAGAGTCGATGAAATTCCTCGAATGGTTCATCCGTGCAGACGTACAGAAGCGCTGGGCGGAGCTTGGCGGCTACACCTGCCATGCAGCAACGCTGGAGTCGGAGGAGTTCCGCAACGCCACGCCGTACAACGAGGCCTTCTACCAGACCATGTTCAAGGTGAAGGACTTCTGGGCGGTGCCGGAATATGCCGAACTGCTGCAGCAGATCAACCAGCGCATCTATCCCTATATCGTCGGCGGCGAGGGAACCGCGAAAGAGGCGCTCGACGCCTTGGCAGCCGACTGGACGGAAACGTTCAAGAAGTACGACCGCCTGAAATAG
- a CDS encoding TetR family transcriptional regulator, whose protein sequence is MNVSNQADVAPESERGPRARTRRLMLESAVRLMQKGLIPSVAEVAEEAEVSRATAYRYFPSQAALVSAVVDEALGPILDWTSDEADAGERVDDLLRTSLPRIDEFEATFRAALRHALDEWAGRQAGGDGDDARFRRGHRIELLRDAVAPLADHLPGNEADRLAKALSLIFGVETLVILKDIWGCDAGEAAEIARWAARALVAATMRGD, encoded by the coding sequence ATGAATGTCTCAAATCAAGCAGATGTTGCGCCTGAATCCGAACGGGGGCCGCGTGCCCGGACCCGCCGGCTGATGCTGGAGAGCGCGGTGCGGCTGATGCAGAAGGGCCTCATTCCATCCGTCGCCGAGGTGGCCGAGGAAGCGGAAGTGTCGCGTGCCACGGCCTACCGGTATTTTCCGAGCCAGGCCGCACTGGTCTCTGCAGTGGTAGACGAGGCTCTGGGCCCGATTCTTGACTGGACGTCCGATGAGGCCGACGCCGGCGAGCGTGTCGACGACCTCCTGCGCACGTCGTTGCCGCGCATTGACGAGTTCGAGGCGACGTTCAGGGCGGCACTACGGCACGCCCTTGACGAGTGGGCCGGTCGTCAGGCTGGCGGCGACGGCGACGACGCACGGTTCCGCCGCGGTCATCGGATCGAACTTTTGCGCGATGCAGTCGCGCCGTTGGCCGACCACCTTCCGGGCAACGAGGCTGACCGTCTCGCCAAGGCGCTTTCGCTCATCTTCGGGGTAGAGACGCTGGTGATCCTGAAGGACATCTGGGGGTGCGATGCCGGCGAGGCGGCCGAGATTGCCCGTTGGGCGGCCCGTGCACTCGTGGCGGCCACAATGCGTGGAGATTAG
- a CDS encoding Tm-1-like ATP-binding domain-containing protein — MKRIYVVGTADTKGEELAFIATRILAEGTRVTLVDLGTGDPSPEANVPGAEFVPAAEVVAHGPAGASDDVASSDRGRAVAAMTEAFAAFVESRGDIGAMLGIGGGGGTAMVTAGMRALPIGVPKVMVSTLASGDVSPYVGVSDIVMMPSITDLAGLNRISRAVLDKAARAIVAMTQSPAVAGDGRPAVGLTMFGVTTPCVTAIVDQLKATRDCLVFHATGTGGRTMEKLADSGMLEGVLDVTTTEICDLLMGGVLAAGNDRLDVVARTRIPYVGSVGALDMVNFWAPDTVPPAYEGRNFYRHNPNVTLMRTTARECLRIGEWIGDKLNACEGPVRFFLPEKGVSSLDVEGAPFFDSEADAALFDAIDRSVEWNRDRRLIRLPLHINDPAFASALADAYLEITS, encoded by the coding sequence ATGAAACGGATCTACGTCGTCGGCACCGCCGACACCAAGGGTGAGGAACTTGCGTTCATCGCCACGCGCATCCTCGCCGAGGGCACCCGGGTGACGCTTGTCGACCTCGGTACCGGCGACCCGTCACCCGAAGCAAATGTTCCTGGCGCGGAGTTCGTGCCGGCGGCCGAGGTCGTGGCTCACGGACCGGCGGGCGCGTCCGACGACGTTGCCTCGTCGGACCGCGGCCGAGCCGTCGCCGCCATGACAGAGGCCTTCGCCGCCTTCGTCGAAAGCCGCGGCGACATCGGCGCCATGCTGGGTATCGGCGGCGGCGGCGGCACGGCCATGGTCACGGCCGGCATGCGCGCACTGCCGATCGGGGTACCCAAGGTGATGGTCTCCACGCTCGCCTCAGGTGACGTCTCGCCCTATGTCGGCGTTTCCGACATCGTCATGATGCCCTCGATCACTGATCTGGCCGGGCTCAATCGCATCAGCCGCGCGGTGCTCGACAAGGCGGCCCGGGCGATCGTGGCCATGACCCAATCGCCAGCGGTCGCTGGCGACGGGCGACCGGCGGTCGGGCTGACCATGTTTGGCGTCACCACGCCTTGCGTGACCGCCATCGTCGATCAACTGAAGGCGACGCGCGACTGCCTGGTCTTCCACGCCACCGGCACCGGCGGCCGCACGATGGAGAAGCTCGCCGACAGCGGCATGCTGGAAGGAGTCCTCGACGTCACCACGACCGAGATCTGCGATCTGCTGATGGGTGGCGTCCTCGCCGCCGGCAATGACCGCCTCGACGTTGTCGCGCGTACCAGAATCCCCTATGTCGGCTCGGTCGGCGCTCTCGACATGGTCAATTTCTGGGCCCCGGACACTGTCCCCCCGGCCTATGAGGGGCGCAACTTCTACCGCCACAACCCGAACGTGACGCTGATGCGCACCACGGCGCGGGAATGCCTGCGCATCGGCGAATGGATCGGCGACAAGCTCAACGCCTGCGAGGGGCCGGTGCGCTTCTTCCTTCCCGAGAAGGGTGTTTCCTCGCTCGATGTCGAAGGGGCCCCGTTCTTCGACTCCGAGGCCGATGCGGCGCTGTTCGACGCCATTGACCGTTCCGTCGAATGGAACCGCGACCGGCGACTGATACGCTTGCCGTTACACATCAACGATCCCGCCTTCGCCTCGGCGCTCGCCGATGCCTATCTCGAAATCACCAGCTAG
- a CDS encoding phosphoenolpyruvate hydrolase family protein, which produces MPAIPRREILDRLHDMVRNRVPIVGGGAGTGLSAKGEEDGGIDLIIIYNSGRYRMAGRGSAAGLLAYGNANEIVKEMAVEVLPVVRKTPVLAGVNGTDPFVLMPQFLAELKAMGFSGVQNFPTIGLFDGVMRQSFEETGMGYGLEVEMIAQAHALDLLTTPYVFNPDEARAMTKAGADIIVAHMGVTTGGSIGATSAKGLDECVGEIDAIAAAARAEREDVIVLCHGGPIAMPDDADYVLKRAKSCHGFYGASSMERLPVETALAEQTRRFKAIAF; this is translated from the coding sequence ATGCCAGCCATTCCGCGCCGCGAGATCCTAGATCGCCTCCACGACATGGTGCGCAATCGCGTACCGATCGTCGGCGGCGGTGCGGGCACCGGCCTTTCGGCCAAGGGTGAGGAGGATGGCGGCATCGACCTGATCATCATCTATAACTCTGGCCGCTACCGCATGGCTGGCCGCGGGTCGGCTGCGGGCCTGCTCGCTTATGGCAACGCCAACGAGATCGTGAAGGAGATGGCGGTCGAGGTTCTTCCCGTGGTCAGGAAGACGCCGGTGCTGGCCGGCGTCAACGGGACCGACCCCTTTGTGCTCATGCCGCAATTCCTTGCCGAGTTGAAAGCGATGGGCTTTTCCGGCGTGCAGAACTTTCCGACCATCGGGCTTTTTGACGGCGTCATGCGCCAGAGCTTCGAGGAGACCGGCATGGGCTATGGGCTCGAGGTCGAGATGATCGCCCAGGCGCATGCGCTTGATCTTCTGACGACGCCCTATGTCTTCAATCCCGACGAGGCCCGCGCCATGACGAAGGCTGGCGCCGACATCATAGTGGCGCATATGGGCGTCACCACCGGCGGCTCGATCGGCGCCACGTCCGCCAAGGGGCTCGACGAATGCGTGGGCGAGATTGATGCCATAGCGGCAGCCGCCCGCGCCGAACGCGAAGACGTGATCGTGCTTTGCCATGGCGGGCCGATCGCGATGCCGGACGACGCCGACTACGTTCTGAAGCGCGCAAAATCGTGCCACGGCTTCTACGGCGCCAGTTCGATGGAGCGTCTGCCGGTCGAGACCGCGCTCGCCGAGCAGACACGCCGCTTCAAGGCGATCGCCTTCTGA
- a CDS encoding cupin domain-containing protein, whose protein sequence is MTDRSRMFVYPKQADSFVFDWGRLALTVAPEVNGAERFSGGVVDLQKGQGHTRHNHPGAEEIIFVISGTGEQMVEDENGNPVVQQVGPGCTVYVPESRFHSTTNTGDGPMRLFVVYSPAGPELALRELPDFRLEPAASRN, encoded by the coding sequence ATGACCGACCGATCGAGAATGTTCGTCTACCCCAAACAGGCCGACAGCTTCGTCTTCGACTGGGGTCGGCTGGCGCTCACCGTCGCACCCGAAGTCAACGGCGCCGAACGCTTTTCGGGCGGCGTCGTCGATCTCCAGAAGGGCCAGGGCCACACCCGTCACAATCATCCGGGCGCCGAGGAGATCATCTTCGTCATCTCCGGGACCGGCGAGCAGATGGTCGAGGACGAGAACGGCAACCCCGTCGTGCAGCAGGTCGGCCCCGGTTGTACGGTCTACGTACCCGAAAGCCGGTTCCATTCGACCACCAATACCGGCGACGGCCCAATGCGGCTTTTTGTCGTCTATTCACCGGCAGGGCCCGAACTGGCGCTGCGCGAACTGCCGGACTTCCGGCTCGAACCAGCGGCTTCACGCAACTGA
- the rirA gene encoding iron-responsive transcriptional regulator RirA: MRLTRQTNYAIRILMYCAANEGRLSRIPEIAAAYSVSELFLFKILQPLVENGLVETVRGRKGGVRLGKPAAEISLFDVVRVTEESFAMAECFENDATECPLVDSCALNSALREALGAFFHVLERHSVADLVNDSPAMQARLGIEIPENRIAVN; this comes from the coding sequence ATGCGCCTCACTCGCCAGACCAACTACGCCATCCGTATCCTGATGTATTGCGCGGCCAATGAGGGACGGCTGAGCCGCATCCCTGAAATCGCCGCCGCCTATTCCGTATCAGAGCTGTTTTTGTTCAAGATCCTGCAGCCGCTGGTGGAAAACGGCCTGGTGGAGACCGTGCGTGGCCGCAAGGGCGGCGTGCGGCTCGGCAAGCCCGCCGCCGAGATCAGCCTTTTCGATGTCGTTCGGGTAACCGAGGAAAGCTTCGCCATGGCGGAGTGCTTCGAAAACGACGCCACGGAGTGTCCATTGGTCGACAGCTGCGCCCTCAACTCCGCCTTGCGCGAGGCGCTCGGAGCTTTCTTCCATGTATTGGAACGGCATTCTGTCGCCGACCTCGTCAATGACAGCCCCGCCATGCAGGCGCGGCTAGGGATAGAGATACCCGAAAACCGCATTGCGGTGAACTGA
- a CDS encoding DUF6455 family protein — MDTQTLKSALVRSFRNWRDHRAAMAELRSLAVRHPDLLAATARECGMSPTELRTVVSSGHGAKALMERMMEVFDLDPRTIGRSDPALMRDIQILCSRCDRKGVCRRELDSGTARENAFVFCPNAEMFNDLAANAQVPGVER, encoded by the coding sequence ATGGACACCCAGACGCTGAAATCGGCGTTGGTGCGATCGTTCCGCAACTGGCGCGACCACCGCGCGGCGATGGCCGAACTGCGAAGTCTGGCGGTGCGTCACCCGGACCTGTTGGCCGCCACTGCGCGCGAATGCGGGATGTCTCCGACCGAATTGCGCACTGTTGTTTCGTCCGGGCATGGCGCGAAAGCGCTGATGGAGCGCATGATGGAGGTATTCGACCTCGATCCGCGGACGATTGGCCGAAGCGACCCGGCCCTTATGCGCGATATCCAGATACTGTGCTCAAGATGTGACCGCAAAGGTGTCTGCCGGCGCGAACTCGATTCCGGCACGGCGCGCGAGAACGCATTCGTCTTCTGTCCGAACGCCGAGATGTTCAACGACCTCGCCGCAAACGCACAAGTTCCGGGCGTGGAGCGCTGA
- the mgtE gene encoding magnesium transporter, which translates to MSGTEEEQAVGVDPEAPFDAGIYGEDGILRADYLAHIGAAIADRDTLTLKQDILKLHQSELGDLIEALMPEQRRALVELMGEDFDFSALTEVDDAIRMEIVEDLPNDQIALAMQELDSDDAVYILEDLDEQDQNEILAKLPFTERIRLRRALDYPEETAGRRMQTEFVAVPPFWTVGQTIDYMREDQNLPEEFSQIFVIDPTFKLLGAVHLDQILRTKRAVRIEEIMHETRHAIPAIMDQEEAAREFEQYDLLSAAVVDENERLVGVLTIDDVVDVIQQEAEEDLMRMGGVGDEELSDTVAATSRSRAPWLLVNLATAILASLVIGLFDATIQEMVALAILMPIVASMGGNAATQTMTVTVRALATKDLDIYNAARIVRRETIVGLINGVLFAIVMGAIAAFWFDSSGLGGVIAAAMIVNMLAAALAGILIPLLLDRLGADPAIASSVFVTTVTDVVGFFAFLGLARVWFGLG; encoded by the coding sequence GTGTCCGGCACGGAAGAGGAACAGGCGGTCGGCGTCGATCCCGAGGCGCCCTTCGATGCCGGCATCTACGGCGAGGACGGCATTCTGCGTGCCGATTACCTCGCCCATATCGGCGCGGCGATCGCCGACCGCGACACGCTGACGCTCAAGCAGGACATCCTCAAGCTTCACCAGTCCGAGCTTGGCGACCTCATCGAGGCCTTGATGCCCGAGCAGCGCCGCGCGCTGGTCGAACTGATGGGCGAGGATTTCGACTTTTCCGCCCTGACCGAAGTCGACGATGCCATTCGCATGGAGATCGTCGAGGATCTGCCCAACGACCAGATCGCGCTCGCCATGCAGGAGCTCGATTCGGACGATGCGGTCTACATCCTCGAGGACCTCGACGAGCAGGATCAGAACGAGATCCTGGCCAAACTGCCGTTCACCGAACGTATCAGGCTCCGTCGCGCGCTCGACTATCCCGAAGAGACCGCCGGCCGGCGCATGCAGACGGAGTTCGTCGCAGTGCCGCCATTCTGGACCGTCGGTCAGACCATCGACTACATGCGCGAGGACCAGAACCTTCCTGAAGAGTTCTCGCAGATCTTCGTCATCGATCCGACGTTCAAGCTGCTCGGCGCGGTGCATCTCGACCAGATCCTGCGCACCAAGCGCGCGGTCAGGATCGAGGAGATCATGCACGAGACCCGTCACGCCATTCCCGCGATCATGGACCAGGAGGAGGCGGCGCGCGAATTCGAGCAATACGACCTTCTGTCGGCTGCCGTCGTTGACGAGAACGAGCGCCTCGTCGGCGTCCTGACCATCGACGACGTCGTTGATGTCATCCAGCAGGAAGCCGAAGAAGATCTCATGCGCATGGGCGGTGTCGGCGACGAGGAACTGTCCGATACGGTCGCGGCGACCTCGCGCTCGCGCGCGCCCTGGCTGCTGGTCAACCTGGCGACCGCCATCCTGGCGTCGCTGGTGATCGGCCTGTTCGATGCCACCATCCAGGAGATGGTGGCGCTTGCCATCCTGATGCCGATCGTCGCGTCGATGGGCGGCAACGCCGCGACCCAGACCATGACCGTCACCGTGCGGGCCCTTGCGACCAAGGACCTCGACATCTACAACGCCGCCCGCATCGTGCGCCGCGAAACCATCGTCGGCCTCATCAATGGCGTGCTTTTCGCCATCGTCATGGGGGCCATAGCGGCCTTCTGGTTCGACAGTTCCGGCCTCGGCGGAGTGATTGCGGCGGCAATGATCGTCAACATGCTGGCGGCCGCGCTTGCGGGCATCCTCATCCCGCTCCTGCTTGACCGACTCGGCGCCGACCCGGCGATCGCCTCTTCGGTCTTCGTCACCACTGTGACCGATGTGGTCGGTTTCTTTGCCTTCCTCGGCCTTGCCAGGGTCTGGTTCGGCCTCGGCTAG